A window of Ranitomeya variabilis isolate aRanVar5 chromosome 2, aRanVar5.hap1, whole genome shotgun sequence contains these coding sequences:
- the LOC143803812 gene encoding olfactory receptor 6C3-like: MDPKNQTMARYFILKGISDVPELQTLAFLLVLFIYLITFGGNMTILLLVFLDSVLHTPMYYFLCNLSILDLSSSVVTLYKIPSVFVTGNNTISFIACMVQVCIFSWLSGNELIMLTAMSYDRYVTICYPLHYVTVMNNRFCAALASFCWAISLLQILPAMVILVSFTCYISHVINHFFCDIIPLIDISCSDTSVLQLLIFTEGALLSTFAPFFLTFISYVFIITTIIKMQSSSGRSKAFYTCSSHLTVVGLHYSSLVCQYLTPIGTFKSNKLLALFNTAIVPMLNPIIYSLKNKDMKLAFQRQLHYFTTKYKGS; this comes from the coding sequence ATGGACCCGAAAAATCAGACGATGGCACGTTACTTTATTCTAAAAGGTATTTCTGATGTTCCTGAACTGCAAACTCTTGCGTTTTTATTGGTTCTTTTCATTTATCTCATCACGTTTGGTGGTAACATGACCATTCttctcttggtcttcttggattctgTGCTCCACACCCCCATGTACTACTTTTTGTGTAACCTTTCAATTTTAGACCTATCTTCCTCTGTAGTAACCTTATATAAGATCCCTTCTGTGTTCGTAACAGGGAATAATACCATCTCTTTTATTGCATGTATGGTTCAGGTGTGCATTTTCTCCTGGCTATCTGGCAATGAGTTGATAATGCTAACAGCTATGAGCTATGACCGGTACGTCACCATCTGTTACCCTCTGCATTATGTGACGGTGATGAACAACAGATTCTGTGCAGCTTTAGCTTCTTTCTGTTGGGCAATTAGTCTTTTACAAATCTTACCTGCCATGGTTATTCTAGTAAGCTTCACTTGTTACATATCTCACGTCATTAACCACTTCTTCTGTGACATCATACCATTGATCGATATTTCCTGTAGTGACACTTCAGTTCTACAATTACTCATATTCACCGAGGGGGCCCTACTGTCAACCTTCGCCCCATTTTTCCTAACCTTTATCTCATATGTCTTCATTATTACCACCATAATAAAAATGCAGTCCAGCAGTGGGAGATCTAAGGCGTTCTACACTTGTTCTTCCCATCTTACGGTGGTAGGTCTTCATTACTCAAGTCTTGTCTGTCAGTATTTGACTCCAATTGGCACCTTCAAGTCCAATAAACTTTTAGCACTGTTCAATACGGCCATAGTTCCCATGCTCAATCCAATTATATACAGCCTGAAAAATAAAGACATGAAGTTGGCATTTCAACGACAACTCCATTATTTTACGACAAAGTATAAAGGTAGTTAG